The Streptomyces seoulensis genome contains a region encoding:
- a CDS encoding lytic transglycosylase domain-containing protein — MGRGPTSAADGRSGAPTPPLLPGGYDPADYAGTVARAAEAAGVSPVLLMTVLHNEAYKPHHPLLERLWQWWKPGASFGVANMHRAAFESVRRAHGLSGRWQDLRDDPAFAVRVAALHLGDLDRVLPRRHVRQYSRDELLALGYNAGERNMRAFARGVPPGPMARSYLQRFRACRSRAADALAEGGRPRGTDAVAG, encoded by the coding sequence ATGGGTAGAGGACCGACTTCGGCAGCGGACGGACGCAGCGGTGCCCCGACGCCGCCCCTGCTGCCCGGAGGCTACGATCCGGCCGACTACGCCGGGACCGTGGCGCGTGCCGCCGAGGCGGCCGGGGTCTCCCCGGTACTGCTGATGACCGTGCTGCACAACGAGGCGTACAAACCGCACCACCCGCTGCTCGAACGGCTCTGGCAGTGGTGGAAGCCCGGCGCGTCCTTCGGCGTGGCCAACATGCACCGGGCGGCGTTCGAGTCGGTCCGGCGCGCGCACGGCCTGTCGGGCCGGTGGCAGGACCTGCGGGACGACCCCGCGTTCGCCGTCCGCGTGGCGGCCCTGCACCTCGGCGACCTCGACCGGGTCCTTCCCCGGCGCCATGTGCGCCAGTACAGCCGCGACGAACTGCTCGCCCTCGGCTACAACGCGGGCGAACGGAACATGCGGGCCTTCGCCCGAGGAGTGCCGCCGGGGCCCATGGCGCGGTCGTACCTGCAGCGCTTCCGGGCCTGCCGGAGCCGGGCCGCCGACGCGCTGGCGGAAGGCGGCAGGCCGCGCGGCACGGACGCCGTGGCCGGCTGA
- a CDS encoding SAM-dependent methyltransferase, translated as MSDSAVTGFGAEPDKASVARMYDAMLGGQHNFAIDREAVAAFTAIDPQVRTLARANRDFLGRAVRFLIDSGVRQFIDLGSGIPTQGNVHEVAQAADPDARVVYVDNDPVAVAHSASLLADNPHADIVDGDIRRPADILDSPKLRKLIDFGQPVAVLMITILHFITPEEDPSGIVGAFRDALPEGSWLAMSHATNQDRPDTAAAVGQLYRSRATSPVTARSHDEILGLFTGFDLAEPGLVHVPLWRPDPAGALPDNPTEYWVYAGVGRTAPRQGTGRD; from the coding sequence ATGTCCGACAGCGCGGTCACGGGATTTGGCGCAGAGCCCGACAAGGCGAGCGTGGCCAGGATGTACGACGCCATGCTCGGCGGACAGCACAACTTCGCCATAGACCGGGAGGCGGTGGCCGCCTTCACCGCCATCGACCCCCAGGTGCGCACCCTGGCCCGCGCCAACCGGGACTTCCTCGGCCGTGCCGTGCGCTTCCTGATCGACTCGGGGGTGCGGCAGTTCATCGACCTGGGCTCGGGCATCCCCACCCAGGGCAACGTCCACGAGGTGGCACAGGCGGCCGACCCGGACGCCCGCGTGGTGTACGTCGACAACGACCCCGTGGCCGTGGCGCACAGCGCGTCCCTGCTCGCCGACAACCCGCACGCGGACATCGTCGACGGCGACATCCGCCGGCCCGCCGACATCCTGGACTCGCCCAAGCTGCGCAAGCTGATCGACTTCGGGCAGCCCGTCGCCGTCCTGATGATCACGATCCTGCACTTCATCACGCCCGAGGAGGACCCCAGCGGCATCGTGGGCGCCTTCCGGGACGCCCTGCCCGAGGGGAGCTGGCTGGCGATGTCCCACGCCACCAACCAGGACCGCCCCGACACGGCCGCCGCCGTCGGGCAGCTCTACCGGTCCCGCGCCACCTCCCCGGTGACCGCCCGCTCCCACGACGAGATCCTCGGCCTCTTCACCGGCTTCGACCTCGCGGAGCCCGGCCTGGTCCACGTCCCGCTGTGGCGTCCGGACCCGGCCGGGGCGCTGCCGGACAATCCGACGGAGTACTGGGTGTACGCGGGAGTCGGCCGCACCGCACCCCGGCAGGGGACCGGGAGGGATTGA
- a CDS encoding helix-turn-helix transcriptional regulator, producing MRAARLIRMALLVQSSPGLTAEALARELEVSRRTVIRDAQALQEAGVPVRAERGRAGGYHLAPGHRTRLTTLHPTEAETLYLSGLPSALRDLGLSDAADTARLKLSATLLPSLRAAAESSVRRFHLDAPAWFREPSAPELLPELARAVWSDRTVRLSYARPGRGDAVTRLLEPYGLVLKAGVWYVVGRVPAERDGAWRTYRVDRVTALSPTDEDEPFVRDPSFDLTGYWRANAAEFARTLLRSTATLRLTTRGLGRLPAVADPAGVAEALESASAPDAAGRVTLDLPVESEEVAFAQLSELGADVEVLAPEGLRARFREQARALASLYGVADQR from the coding sequence ATGCGTGCCGCCCGCCTGATCCGCATGGCGCTTCTCGTCCAGTCCAGCCCCGGCCTGACCGCCGAGGCCCTCGCCCGTGAGCTGGAGGTCTCCCGGCGTACGGTGATCCGCGACGCCCAGGCCCTCCAGGAGGCGGGCGTGCCCGTCCGGGCCGAACGCGGCCGCGCGGGCGGCTATCACCTGGCACCGGGCCACCGGACCCGGCTCACCACGCTCCACCCCACCGAGGCCGAGACGCTGTACCTCTCCGGTCTGCCCTCCGCCCTGCGCGACCTGGGTCTCTCCGACGCGGCGGACACGGCCCGGCTGAAGCTGTCGGCCACCCTGCTCCCCTCGCTGCGCGCGGCGGCCGAGTCCTCGGTACGCCGCTTCCACCTGGACGCCCCGGCCTGGTTCCGCGAGCCGTCGGCACCGGAGCTGCTGCCCGAGCTGGCCCGTGCCGTGTGGTCCGACCGCACCGTCCGGCTCTCCTACGCGCGGCCGGGCCGCGGCGACGCGGTGACCCGCCTGCTGGAGCCGTACGGGCTGGTCCTGAAGGCGGGGGTCTGGTACGTCGTGGGCCGGGTGCCGGCCGAGCGGGACGGCGCCTGGCGTACGTACCGCGTCGACCGCGTCACGGCCCTCTCCCCCACCGACGAGGACGAACCGTTCGTCCGCGATCCGTCCTTCGATCTGACCGGGTACTGGCGGGCGAACGCCGCCGAGTTCGCCCGGACGCTGCTGCGGTCGACGGCCACCCTGCGTCTGACGACACGCGGTCTCGGCCGCCTGCCGGCCGTGGCGGACCCGGCCGGTGTCGCCGAGGCGCTGGAGTCGGCGAGCGCGCCGGACGCCGCCGGCCGGGTCACGCTCGACCTGCCGGTGGAGTCGGAGGAGGTCGCCTTCGCCCAGCTCAGCGAGCTGGGCGCGGACGTGGAGGTGCTGGCCCCGGAGGGCCTGCGCGCCCGCTTCCGCGAGCAGGCGCGGGCCCTGGCCTCGCTGTACGGCGTGGCGGATCAGCGGTAG
- a CDS encoding ATP-binding protein, with the protein MPPTTTSSPDLLDIADPDHTHWITLRSHHSSVRIARRSMRERLTGWLLPGELRADAVLLVSELATNAVLHTSSVRILCGIGLVGAGRLRIEVHDHDYSGQGLSRRDAGPDDEGGRGLLLVEQLADFWGVDRSRLTSGNAVWATLSS; encoded by the coding sequence GTGCCCCCCACCACGACCTCCTCACCCGACCTGTTGGACATCGCCGACCCGGACCACACGCACTGGATCACCCTGCGATCGCACCACTCCAGCGTCAGGATCGCCCGCCGCTCCATGCGGGAACGGCTGACCGGGTGGCTGCTGCCCGGAGAGCTGCGCGCGGACGCCGTGCTGCTCGTGTCCGAACTCGCCACCAACGCGGTCCTGCACACCTCCAGCGTGCGCATCCTGTGCGGCATCGGCCTCGTCGGCGCCGGACGCCTGCGCATCGAGGTGCACGACCACGACTACTCCGGCCAGGGCCTCTCCCGGCGCGACGCGGGCCCCGACGACGAGGGCGGCCGCGGGCTCCTGCTGGTCGAACAGCTCGCCGACTTCTGGGGCGTCGACCGCTCCAGGCTCACCAGCGGCAACGCGGTGTGGGCGACGCTGAGTTCCTGA
- a CDS encoding BatC protein — translation MATSDHQHEGPADGGAAGEPGVHDGGADGSAEGPADGGAAGVPGVHDGGADGGADSGAEGPADGGAAGVPGAHDGGADGSADHGADHGADHGAEGPADGGAAGEPGVHDGGADGGAGGNGS, via the coding sequence GTGGCTACTTCCGATCACCAGCACGAGGGCCCCGCGGACGGCGGCGCGGCAGGCGAGCCCGGCGTTCACGACGGCGGTGCGGACGGCAGCGCCGAGGGCCCGGCGGACGGCGGCGCGGCCGGCGTCCCGGGCGTCCACGACGGCGGAGCCGACGGCGGTGCCGACAGCGGAGCCGAGGGTCCCGCCGACGGCGGTGCGGCCGGGGTGCCCGGCGCCCATGACGGAGGCGCGGACGGCAGCGCGGACCACGGCGCCGACCACGGTGCGGACCACGGCGCCGAGGGCCCGGCCGACGGCGGTGCCGCCGGTGAGCCCGGTGTCCACGACGGCGGCGCGGACGGCGGCGCCGGTGGTAACGGCTCTTGA
- a CDS encoding PP2C family protein-serine/threonine phosphatase: protein MDESPAARPRPRRQLLSPAADAIGSALDLPLTGSQFTHALTPAFADAASVYLLERWRRGESAGATADPPRIEAHRLALRVGADAREDWEKLLPVGEVIVFPRETPYARAMTSGQAQLLDSVDPHTSARLIASGSGDARVGELLRTASFLVVPLRLRGVAIGFVACTRGPDRAPFASAEAAAVEALAARASVALDNARRYEHERRTTLAIRGSLPSGALRSFEGCQVGHGSLPAGQDTVIGGDWYDALRRPDGRISLIVGDAMGHGPESAVAMLQLRTAVRAFAGFDIPAVDLVRRLDALAHDTPGASFATCVYAEWSPEEHTCTVVSAGHPPPLLRGPDGRTAPVALTEPGLPLGLGTGHYEATVFTVPEPALLVLYSDGLVESRDADIDHQISRLAGSLDAAVAELGTDLPALCEHLLNSPSGTSGADDRTLLLAALTPAGT, encoded by the coding sequence ATGGACGAATCACCCGCCGCCCGGCCCCGGCCGCGCCGGCAGCTCCTCTCCCCCGCCGCCGACGCGATCGGCTCCGCGCTGGATCTGCCGCTGACCGGCAGCCAGTTCACGCACGCGCTGACGCCCGCCTTCGCCGACGCGGCCTCGGTGTACCTGCTGGAGCGGTGGCGCCGGGGCGAGAGCGCGGGCGCGACCGCCGACCCGCCGCGTATCGAGGCGCACCGGCTGGCGCTGCGGGTGGGCGCGGACGCGCGCGAGGACTGGGAGAAGCTGCTGCCGGTCGGCGAGGTGATCGTCTTCCCCCGCGAGACGCCGTACGCCCGTGCGATGACCTCCGGGCAGGCGCAGTTGCTCGACTCGGTGGACCCGCACACCTCCGCGCGGCTGATCGCCTCCGGCAGCGGGGACGCACGGGTCGGTGAGCTGCTGCGGACGGCTTCCTTCCTCGTCGTGCCGCTGCGGCTGCGGGGCGTCGCCATCGGCTTCGTCGCCTGCACCCGCGGGCCGGACCGGGCGCCGTTCGCCTCCGCCGAGGCGGCGGCCGTGGAGGCGCTGGCGGCACGGGCCTCGGTCGCGCTGGACAACGCCCGCCGCTACGAGCACGAGCGGCGCACCACCCTGGCCATCCGGGGCAGCCTGCCGTCCGGGGCGCTCCGCAGTTTCGAGGGCTGCCAGGTCGGCCACGGCTCCCTGCCCGCCGGACAGGACACGGTGATCGGCGGCGACTGGTACGACGCGCTGCGGCGGCCGGACGGCCGGATCAGCCTGATCGTGGGCGACGCCATGGGCCACGGCCCGGAGTCCGCCGTCGCCATGCTGCAACTACGTACCGCCGTGCGGGCGTTCGCCGGATTCGACATACCGGCGGTCGATCTCGTGCGGCGGCTCGACGCGCTCGCCCATGACACGCCGGGCGCCTCCTTCGCCACCTGTGTCTACGCCGAGTGGTCGCCGGAGGAACACACCTGCACCGTGGTGAGCGCGGGCCATCCTCCCCCGCTGCTGCGCGGCCCGGACGGCAGGACCGCCCCGGTCGCCCTGACCGAGCCCGGACTCCCCCTGGGGCTCGGCACGGGCCACTACGAGGCGACGGTGTTCACCGTCCCCGAGCCGGCTCTGCTGGTGCTCTACAGCGACGGTCTGGTCGAGTCCCGCGACGCCGACATCGACCACCAGATCTCCCGCCTGGCGGGCTCCCTGGACGCGGCCGTCGCCGAGCTGGGCACCGACCTGCCGGCACTGTGCGAGCACCTGCTGAACAGTCCGTCCGGCACGAGCGGCGCGGACGACCGCACCCTGCTGCTGGCCGCACTGACGCCCGCCGGGACCTGA
- a CDS encoding sucrase ferredoxin produces MSTSERFFCADAARLRGDPLAGTAPRGVVWVLIEYRGAWPSNGYDGIDLDPEIKAHVWSAAHEVRARIFLIRRLARPRPEGPGRWAVLHYERSGASRQRWGTWNRDQDLVEIAEALRTPGHLDHPPVVLVCAHGQHDICCAVRGRPVARVLGERWPNLVWECTHVGGDRFAANVVVVPDGVYYGRLDPTSAVEVVEEHLAGRIHPDHLRGYTDLAPPQQVAVAALLERFGPAGRHDYTVTGTVRDGDDWRIRVELHAPRPTAFDIEVHAHRTAPYRLTCRGPVPSPAVGYEVRAIRSA; encoded by the coding sequence GTGAGCACCTCGGAGCGCTTCTTCTGCGCCGACGCCGCGCGGTTGCGCGGCGACCCGCTCGCGGGCACGGCACCGCGCGGTGTCGTCTGGGTACTGATCGAGTACCGGGGCGCCTGGCCGTCCAACGGCTACGACGGCATCGACCTCGACCCGGAGATCAAGGCCCACGTCTGGTCCGCCGCCCACGAGGTACGGGCCCGGATCTTCCTGATCAGGCGGCTCGCCCGTCCCCGACCCGAGGGCCCCGGCCGGTGGGCCGTACTGCACTACGAGCGCTCGGGCGCCTCCCGCCAGCGCTGGGGCACCTGGAACCGTGACCAGGACCTCGTGGAGATCGCCGAGGCCCTGCGGACACCGGGGCACCTCGACCACCCGCCCGTCGTCCTGGTCTGCGCCCACGGCCAGCACGACATCTGCTGCGCCGTGCGCGGGCGGCCCGTGGCGCGGGTGCTCGGCGAGCGCTGGCCGAACCTCGTCTGGGAGTGCACGCACGTGGGCGGGGACCGGTTCGCCGCCAACGTCGTCGTCGTGCCCGACGGGGTCTACTACGGCCGTCTCGACCCCACGTCGGCCGTGGAGGTGGTCGAGGAGCACCTGGCCGGGCGCATCCACCCCGACCACCTGCGCGGCTACACCGACCTCGCCCCGCCCCAGCAGGTCGCGGTCGCCGCCCTGCTCGAACGCTTCGGCCCGGCCGGCCGTCACGACTACACGGTCACCGGGACCGTGCGCGACGGCGACGACTGGCGTATCCGCGTCGAACTCCACGCGCCCCGGCCGACCGCCTTCGACATCGAGGTGCACGCCCACCGCACCGCCCCGTACCGGCTGACCTGCCGGGGACCCGTGCCGAGCCCCGCCGTCGGCTACGAGGTGCGGGCCATCCGCTCCGCTTGA
- a CDS encoding sugar porter family MFS transporter, protein MQSVQDRDRSGEHERRTAGENRPAAGTDRAGAGGRSKGLNGHMLMAAVVSAISGLLYGYDTGIISGALLQISDEFHIGSTMKETIAAGILLGAVIGSLVCSRLCERFGRHRTILLICAVFIAGSLTCALAPNAVGLALARVLLGFAVGGATQAVPMYVAELAPMAIRGRLVLCFQLAIGVGIVIATIVGASEAVSWRMSIGAAAVPAVLMLLGQLRLPESPRWLILRHGRTDDARKVLEEVRPEGYDVQAELDEITALARQQEDTDSAERGWRGLRQPWVRPALIVGCGIAAFTQLSGIEMIIYYAPTILTDNGFPQADALRISVALGMVYLVMMIVGLWIVDKVGRRRLTLVMVPGAAISLFALGALYVTGHGTRAYVPAIVGCLLAFMFFNAGGLQLMGWLTGSEIHPLSVRSAATSVQSATLWSTNLLITLTLLTMISAFGVGQVFWIYAFFNVAAWLFVWRRMPELTGRSLEDIERHLKERKFRPRDFARS, encoded by the coding sequence GTGCAGAGCGTCCAAGACCGCGACCGGAGCGGGGAGCACGAGAGAAGGACCGCCGGGGAGAACCGCCCGGCGGCCGGCACGGACCGGGCCGGAGCAGGAGGCCGGTCGAAGGGCCTCAACGGTCACATGCTGATGGCGGCCGTGGTGTCCGCGATCAGCGGCCTGCTGTACGGCTACGACACGGGCATCATCTCCGGCGCGCTGCTCCAGATCTCCGACGAGTTCCACATCGGCAGCACCATGAAGGAGACGATCGCGGCCGGCATCCTGCTCGGTGCCGTCATCGGCTCCCTGGTGTGCAGTCGGCTGTGCGAGCGCTTCGGGCGGCACCGCACCATCCTGCTGATCTGCGCGGTCTTCATCGCGGGCAGCCTGACCTGTGCCTTGGCCCCCAACGCGGTCGGCCTGGCCCTCGCCCGCGTGCTGCTCGGCTTCGCGGTCGGCGGCGCCACCCAGGCGGTGCCCATGTACGTGGCCGAGCTGGCCCCCATGGCGATCCGGGGGCGGCTGGTGCTCTGCTTCCAGCTCGCCATCGGCGTCGGCATCGTCATCGCCACGATCGTCGGCGCCAGCGAGGCCGTGTCCTGGCGGATGTCGATCGGCGCAGCCGCCGTGCCCGCCGTGCTCATGCTGCTGGGTCAACTGCGCCTGCCCGAGAGCCCGCGCTGGCTGATCCTCCGCCACGGCCGCACGGACGACGCGCGCAAGGTGCTCGAAGAGGTGCGGCCCGAGGGCTACGACGTGCAGGCCGAGCTGGACGAGATCACGGCCCTGGCCCGGCAGCAGGAGGACACCGACAGCGCCGAGCGGGGCTGGCGCGGGCTGCGGCAGCCGTGGGTGCGCCCGGCGCTGATCGTCGGCTGCGGCATCGCGGCCTTCACCCAGCTCTCCGGCATCGAGATGATCATCTACTACGCCCCGACCATCCTCACCGACAACGGCTTCCCCCAGGCCGACGCCCTGCGGATCAGCGTGGCGCTCGGGATGGTCTACCTGGTGATGATGATCGTCGGCCTGTGGATCGTGGACAAGGTCGGCCGCCGCAGGCTGACCCTGGTCATGGTGCCGGGCGCCGCGATCAGCCTCTTCGCCCTGGGGGCCCTCTACGTCACCGGTCACGGCACCCGTGCCTACGTCCCGGCCATCGTGGGGTGCCTGCTGGCCTTCATGTTCTTCAACGCCGGCGGTCTGCAGCTCATGGGCTGGCTGACCGGCTCCGAGATCCATCCGCTGTCGGTGCGGTCGGCCGCCACCAGCGTGCAGTCGGCCACCCTGTGGAGCACCAACCTGCTGATCACCCTCACCCTGCTGACCATGATCAGCGCCTTCGGCGTGGGCCAGGTGTTCTGGATCTACGCCTTCTTCAACGTCGCCGCCTGGCTGTTCGTCTGGCGCAGGATGCCGGAGCTGACCGGGCGCAGCCTGGAGGACATCGAGCGGCATCTCAAGGAGCGGAAGTTCCGGCCACGCGACTTCGCGCGGTCGTGA
- a CDS encoding cupin domain-containing protein produces MTGPAGDSRDPGAPAGAGILERRLTDLRLDDFARDVWSRTALLTRRAGDFSDVFDADAVDELLSRRGLRTPFLRVARNGTVLPESSYTSPGGVGATVSDQLDDTALWRLFADGATLVLQALQRTWAPVGDLCAGLSAELGHPVQANAYVTPPQSRGFDDHYDVHDVFVVQIQGSKRWLVHEPVHRDPLRDQPWTDHRTAVAEAAEGPAYIDTVLEPGDVLYLPRGWLHAARAKGEVSIHLTLGIHVWTRYALAEQLAEAALAALREDPWARASLPLGADATARAVDGVRERLTAAVADCDSAPLFHRTRRGQGRPAPLGPLAQLAAVDGLTPDSPVRLRDALEARLEGARLMTRVGWLDFPATDLPPVARLLDGDVRTAADLGLDLAGRLLRAGVLVPAGR; encoded by the coding sequence TTGACCGGCCCGGCCGGTGACTCCCGTGATCCCGGCGCCCCCGCGGGTGCCGGGATTCTGGAGCGCCGTCTGACCGACCTCCGCCTCGACGACTTCGCGCGCGACGTCTGGTCGCGCACCGCGCTCCTCACCCGCCGCGCGGGCGACTTCTCCGACGTGTTCGACGCCGACGCCGTGGACGAACTCCTCTCGCGCCGGGGGCTGCGTACGCCCTTCCTCCGCGTCGCCAGGAACGGCACCGTGCTCCCCGAGTCGTCCTACACGTCGCCCGGCGGCGTCGGCGCCACCGTCTCCGACCAGCTCGACGACACCGCCCTGTGGCGGCTGTTCGCGGACGGCGCCACGCTCGTCCTCCAGGCGCTCCAGCGCACCTGGGCCCCCGTCGGGGACCTGTGCGCCGGGCTGAGCGCGGAGCTGGGGCACCCGGTGCAGGCCAATGCCTACGTCACACCGCCGCAGAGCCGGGGATTCGACGACCACTACGACGTCCACGACGTCTTCGTCGTCCAGATCCAGGGCAGCAAACGCTGGCTCGTGCACGAGCCCGTCCACCGGGACCCGCTCAGGGACCAGCCCTGGACCGACCACCGCACGGCCGTCGCCGAGGCCGCCGAGGGGCCCGCGTACATCGACACCGTGCTGGAGCCCGGAGACGTCCTCTACCTGCCGCGCGGCTGGCTGCACGCCGCCCGCGCCAAGGGTGAGGTCTCCATCCACCTGACCCTGGGCATCCACGTCTGGACCCGCTACGCGCTGGCCGAGCAGCTCGCCGAGGCCGCTCTCGCCGCGCTGCGCGAGGACCCGTGGGCGCGCGCCTCGCTGCCCCTGGGCGCCGACGCGACGGCCCGGGCGGTCGACGGCGTACGCGAACGCCTCACCGCGGCCGTCGCCGACTGCGACTCCGCGCCGCTGTTCCACCGCACCCGGCGCGGACAGGGCCGCCCGGCGCCGCTGGGGCCGCTGGCCCAGCTCGCCGCCGTCGACGGCCTCACCCCCGACTCGCCCGTACGGCTGCGTGACGCGCTGGAAGCCCGCCTGGAGGGAGCGCGCCTGATGACACGGGTCGGCTGGCTCGACTTCCCCGCGACCGACCTGCCCCCGGTGGCCCGCCTGCTCGACGGCGACGTCCGTACGGCCGCCGACCTCGGCCTCGACCTCGCCGGGAGACTGCTCCGCGCGGGCGTGCTGGTGCCCGCCGGACGGTAG
- a CDS encoding SDR family oxidoreductase: protein MTGTWFITGTSSGFGRLLTERLLARGDRVAATLRRPEALDDLRARYGHRLRTARLDVTDTAQVDRVVADAFADLGEIDVVVNNAGYGVFASVEEATDEQIRRVIDTNLLGSVHVIRAALPHLRAQGHGRILQVSTAGGQTTYPGFAYYHASKWGIEGFCETVAREIAPFGITLTIVEPGATPTGFGSSLDTAPPMPEYAGTPAGEIRRALTDGTFVLPNDPEKIAQAMIDLADSDAAPLRLPLGSDTYDDVRASLVARLAEHDAHRDAAFSVVSGEADATGKER from the coding sequence ATGACCGGAACTTGGTTCATCACGGGCACCTCGTCCGGGTTCGGCCGCCTCCTCACCGAGCGGCTGCTCGCGCGCGGCGACCGGGTGGCGGCCACCCTGCGCCGCCCGGAGGCCCTGGACGACCTGCGCGCCCGGTACGGCCACCGGCTCCGGACCGCCCGGCTCGACGTCACCGACACCGCACAGGTGGACCGGGTCGTCGCCGACGCCTTCGCGGACCTGGGCGAGATCGACGTGGTCGTCAACAACGCGGGGTACGGCGTGTTCGCCTCCGTCGAGGAGGCCACCGACGAACAGATCCGGCGCGTGATCGACACCAACCTGCTCGGCTCCGTCCACGTCATCCGCGCCGCCCTGCCCCACCTGCGCGCCCAGGGCCACGGCCGCATCCTCCAGGTCTCCACCGCCGGCGGCCAGACGACCTACCCCGGCTTCGCCTACTACCACGCCTCCAAGTGGGGCATCGAGGGCTTCTGCGAGACCGTCGCCCGGGAGATCGCCCCCTTCGGCATCACCCTCACCATCGTCGAGCCCGGCGCCACCCCGACCGGCTTCGGCAGCTCCCTCGACACCGCACCGCCCATGCCGGAGTACGCCGGCACCCCGGCCGGCGAGATCCGCCGCGCCCTCACCGACGGCACCTTCGTCCTGCCCAACGACCCGGAGAAGATCGCCCAGGCCATGATCGACCTGGCCGACTCCGACGCGGCCCCGCTCCGCCTGCCCCTCGGCTCGGACACCTACGACGACGTCCGCGCGTCCCTCGTCGCCCGCCTGGCGGAACACGACGCACACCGCGACGCGGCGTTCTCGGTGGTCAGCGGCGAAGCGGACGCCACGGGAAAAGAAAGGTGA
- a CDS encoding SDR family oxidoreductase, whose product MTTDIDKQLAGRVALVAGATRGAGRALAVELGRGGATVYVTGRTTRERSSEVGRDTETIEETAELVTAAGGTGVAVPTDHLDPDQVRALVERIDREQGRLDILVNDLWGGEHLLVNSVFGKKSWETPLDDGLRILELGVRSHVITAALALPLLIRSDAPLHVEVTDGTAVYNRRYRENLYYDLAKNAPIRIAFGLGEELAEYGGTAVAVTPGFLRSEQMLGHFGVTEENWRDAAAQEPDFATAESPYYLARGVAALAADPERAARWNGRSTSSAELAKTYDVRDVDGSRPDAWAYFEEVKFGGKEGTPDDYR is encoded by the coding sequence ATGACCACAGACATCGACAAGCAACTCGCCGGCCGCGTCGCCCTCGTCGCCGGAGCCACCCGCGGTGCCGGGCGGGCACTCGCCGTGGAACTCGGCCGGGGCGGGGCCACCGTGTACGTCACCGGCCGCACCACCCGTGAGCGGTCCAGCGAGGTGGGGCGGGACACGGAGACCATCGAGGAGACGGCGGAGCTGGTCACGGCCGCCGGGGGCACCGGTGTCGCCGTACCCACCGACCACCTGGACCCCGACCAGGTCCGCGCGCTCGTGGAGCGGATCGACCGCGAGCAGGGGCGGCTCGACATCCTGGTCAACGACCTCTGGGGCGGCGAACACCTCCTGGTCAACTCGGTCTTCGGCAAGAAGAGCTGGGAGACCCCCCTCGACGACGGCCTGCGCATCCTGGAACTCGGGGTGCGCTCGCACGTCATCACCGCGGCCCTGGCCCTCCCGCTCCTGATCCGCTCCGACGCACCCCTGCACGTGGAGGTCACCGACGGCACGGCGGTGTACAACCGCCGGTACCGCGAGAACCTCTACTACGACCTCGCCAAGAACGCCCCCATCCGCATCGCCTTCGGCCTGGGCGAGGAACTCGCGGAGTACGGCGGCACGGCCGTCGCCGTCACGCCCGGCTTCCTGCGCTCGGAGCAGATGCTCGGCCACTTCGGGGTGACCGAGGAGAACTGGCGCGACGCCGCCGCCCAGGAACCCGACTTCGCCACCGCCGAGTCGCCGTACTACCTGGCCCGCGGGGTCGCCGCGCTCGCCGCCGACCCGGAGCGCGCCGCCCGCTGGAACGGCAGGTCCACCTCCAGCGCGGAACTCGCCAAGACCTACGACGTCCGGGACGTGGACGGCAGCAGGCCGGACGCCTGGGCGTACTTCGAGGAGGTCAAGTTCGGCGGCAAGGAGGGCACACCCGACGACTACCGCTGA
- a CDS encoding STAS domain-containing protein, producing MSASAQRGSVWVMELRGELDVAFIGRVERATAEVLRRFPGPLVYDLRRLSFADSLLLNHLLATRRQRPVGLVGTNPFVARMLEVTGTATVLPTFASPEAAEAALAPRGRRQGASSPFAQGCRCLDGRHRQG from the coding sequence GTGTCCGCGTCCGCACAGCGAGGCTCGGTGTGGGTGATGGAGCTGCGCGGTGAGCTCGACGTGGCGTTCATCGGCCGTGTCGAGCGCGCGACGGCCGAGGTCCTGCGACGCTTCCCCGGTCCCCTCGTGTACGACCTCCGGCGCCTGAGTTTCGCCGATTCCCTCCTGCTCAACCACCTCCTCGCCACCAGACGGCAGCGCCCGGTGGGGCTGGTCGGCACGAACCCGTTCGTGGCCCGCATGCTGGAGGTCACCGGCACCGCCACGGTCCTGCCCACCTTCGCCAGTCCCGAAGCGGCCGAGGCCGCACTCGCCCCGCGCGGGAGAAGGCAGGGGGCTTCCTCGCCGTTCGCGCAGGGCTGCCGGTGTCTGGACGGCCGGCACCGGCAGGGCTGA